One window of Eisenibacter elegans DSM 3317 genomic DNA carries:
- a CDS encoding SusC/RagA family TonB-linked outer membrane protein, producing the protein MNRGLLLSLTLLLSLLYVGVFAQGRTVTGTVTDESGDPIPGVTVVVKGTTQGTATDINGRYSITVPENAVLVFSGVGLTAQEVVVGNQTNISPTINSDVKTLGEVVVVGYGTQEKREVTGAITQIKGADIANLATTSFDQQLAGRAAGLTVTVPSGVLGESPRIRVRGTNSITSGSSPLIVIDGVPMFSGNLSNGTTVNNALADLNPNDIESFEVLKDGAATAIYGSRAANGVLLITTKRGKAGRSKLTYDTWFGWSQAANRFDLLNADEFVQIQNEKLAAAGDPALFNVSGINTNWQDLIFRTGFQQSHNVSLSGGTERTTYFFSANWTKQEGFVQSNEFQRAAIRANVDQKVTNWLKAGMSTSLARSQNIGLNTGRNSLSGNITNASRLWPNVSPFDANHPTGFNIEAGNRLGRGVNGVPITFNYPNIAFVLANNLNNSSSYRLLNNVYAEVNIPGIEGLTIRTQYATDIAFVDDFTFWDSRHGDGFGSNGLVSQGASTYMRWNWQNTINYSKTFADVHKIGVIVGVEYQQDKNRAAIAQGQNLTNDFFGRTNIVSGSFETPTVTGGATQNGFDSYFGRLNYALKDRYLFNISVRNDGISALLPPNRRGTFVGGSVGWRIYEEGFFQNALGNIFSDFKIRASYAQVGNVDIGNFPAVGTFGIAQYGSQLGISYNRLGNVANPDLQWEVSNKLDVGVEFGLLSNRVSVEFDYYRNDIDKLILATPTAPSLGLPDNSINRNIGGIVNSGIELHIAAAVLETNGGFRWNTDFNFSTNRNEITALNNNEDILFTYNINRVGQPIGSIYGFDFVGVNSANGNPIYRKANGDLVQYHLTNGVSGSYRVFNPANPANIAEAATLTANDRVLLGNPNPTWFGGWSNNFSYKGFDMEIFLRFSGGNKIMNVTRQELLSLNFVNNGREILERWTTPGQQTNVPRMGSGTGATNFLYNSGFADSRFVEAGDFLRIQNIVLGYTLPKQIVERVNMQRLRLYAQMQNVLVFTKYKGLDPELNANPNSNSQFGIDFNGNPLPRTITFGLNATF; encoded by the coding sequence ATGAACAGAGGTTTACTATTAAGCCTGACCTTGCTGCTCTCGCTCTTATATGTAGGAGTATTTGCACAAGGCAGAACAGTAACCGGAACAGTAACCGACGAGAGCGGTGACCCAATTCCGGGTGTTACTGTAGTAGTGAAGGGAACAACCCAAGGAACTGCTACAGACATCAATGGTCGTTATTCTATCACTGTGCCTGAAAATGCTGTTTTGGTGTTTAGTGGTGTAGGATTGACCGCTCAGGAGGTTGTAGTAGGCAACCAAACCAATATCAGCCCAACAATCAACTCAGATGTGAAAACACTAGGGGAGGTTGTGGTTGTAGGTTATGGTACTCAAGAAAAGAGAGAAGTAACTGGCGCCATTACACAAATCAAAGGCGCTGACATTGCCAACCTAGCAACTACTAGTTTTGACCAGCAGTTAGCTGGCCGTGCAGCAGGTCTGACAGTTACAGTACCTTCTGGTGTATTGGGAGAGTCGCCTCGTATTCGTGTACGTGGTACCAACTCTATCACCTCAGGCTCATCTCCTTTGATTGTTATCGATGGAGTACCCATGTTTTCTGGTAACTTGAGCAACGGTACTACCGTAAACAACGCTCTTGCAGACCTCAACCCCAATGATATCGAATCATTTGAGGTATTGAAAGACGGTGCTGCAACAGCTATCTATGGTTCTCGTGCCGCCAACGGTGTACTTTTGATTACTACTAAAAGAGGTAAGGCGGGACGCTCAAAACTAACCTATGACACATGGTTTGGTTGGTCTCAAGCGGCAAACCGTTTTGATTTGCTCAACGCTGATGAGTTTGTTCAGATTCAAAACGAAAAACTTGCGGCTGCTGGTGATCCTGCATTGTTTAATGTAAGTGGAATCAATACCAATTGGCAAGACTTGATATTCCGTACAGGCTTCCAACAAAGCCACAACGTATCGTTGAGCGGAGGTACAGAGCGTACAACATACTTCTTCTCTGCTAACTGGACCAAGCAAGAGGGATTTGTGCAAAGCAATGAGTTCCAAAGAGCAGCTATCCGTGCCAATGTTGATCAAAAAGTAACCAATTGGTTGAAAGCTGGTATGAGTACCTCACTTGCAAGATCTCAAAACATTGGTCTGAACACTGGTCGTAACTCACTGAGTGGTAACATTACAAACGCTTCTCGTTTGTGGCCTAACGTATCTCCATTTGATGCAAACCACCCAACAGGCTTTAACATCGAGGCTGGTAACAGACTAGGCAGAGGTGTAAATGGTGTGCCAATCACCTTTAACTACCCCAACATTGCTTTTGTATTGGCCAACAACCTCAATAACTCAAGCTCTTATCGTTTGTTGAACAACGTATATGCAGAGGTGAATATCCCAGGTATAGAGGGGCTTACAATTCGTACCCAATATGCGACTGATATCGCTTTTGTAGACGATTTTACTTTTTGGGATTCTCGCCACGGAGATGGTTTTGGTTCAAATGGATTGGTAAGCCAAGGTGCTTCTACCTATATGCGTTGGAACTGGCAGAACACAATCAATTACTCCAAAACTTTTGCCGATGTGCATAAAATCGGTGTTATCGTTGGGGTAGAATACCAGCAAGACAAAAACAGAGCAGCAATTGCTCAAGGTCAGAACTTAACGAATGACTTTTTTGGCCGTACCAATATCGTCAGTGGTTCATTTGAAACACCTACAGTAACAGGTGGCGCTACTCAAAATGGTTTTGACTCTTACTTTGGCCGTTTGAACTATGCCCTCAAGGATCGCTACTTGTTCAACATCAGTGTTCGTAATGACGGGATATCAGCACTATTGCCCCCCAATAGAAGAGGTACATTTGTTGGTGGTTCAGTAGGATGGCGTATCTATGAGGAAGGCTTCTTCCAGAATGCATTGGGCAACATCTTCTCTGATTTTAAAATCCGTGCAAGTTATGCCCAAGTAGGTAACGTGGATATCGGTAACTTCCCTGCTGTAGGAACCTTTGGTATAGCCCAGTATGGCTCTCAACTAGGTATCAGCTACAACCGCCTTGGTAACGTAGCCAACCCTGATTTGCAATGGGAAGTAAGTAACAAGCTTGATGTTGGCGTTGAATTTGGATTGCTGAGCAATAGAGTTTCAGTAGAGTTTGACTACTACCGCAACGATATTGACAAGCTTATCCTAGCTACGCCTACTGCACCTTCTTTAGGATTACCAGATAATAGCATCAACAGAAATATCGGTGGCATTGTCAACTCAGGGATAGAGCTACACATTGCAGCCGCAGTGTTAGAAACTAATGGAGGCTTCCGATGGAATACCGACTTCAATTTCTCTACTAACAGAAATGAGATTACTGCACTCAATAACAATGAGGACATCCTCTTTACATACAACATCAACCGTGTAGGGCAGCCTATTGGTAGCATCTACGGATTTGATTTTGTAGGTGTAAACAGTGCCAATGGTAATCCTATCTATAGAAAAGCCAATGGTGATTTGGTACAGTATCACTTGACAAATGGTGTGTCAGGAAGCTACCGTGTGTTCAATCCTGCTAACCCTGCCAACATAGCAGAGGCAGCTACATTGACAGCCAATGATCGTGTGTTGTTGGGTAATCCTAACCCTACTTGGTTTGGTGGTTGGTCTAACAATTTCTCTTACAAAGGCTTCGATATGGAGATTTTCTTGCGCTTCTCAGGAGGTAACAAGATTATGAACGTTACCCGACAAGAATTGCTTTCATTGAACTTCGTAAACAATGGTCGCGAAATTCTTGAGCGCTGGACTACTCCTGGTCAACAAACCAATGTACCTAGAATGGGCTCTGGCACTGGTGCTACCAACTTCTTGTACAACAGTGGATTTGCTGACAGCCGATTTGTAGAAGCTGGAGATTTCCTACGTATTCAAAATATCGTGTTGGGATATACCCTGCCTAAGCAAATAGTAGAACGTGTTAATATGCAGCGTCTGAGACTTTATGCTCAAATGCAAAACGTACTGGTCTTCACTAAATACAAAGGGCTAGATCCTGAGTTGAACGCCAACCCTAACTCCAACAGTCAGTTTGGTATCGACTTCAACGGTAACCCGCTTCCAAGAACTATTACCTTTGGTTTGAACGCTACGTTTTAA
- a CDS encoding RagB/SusD family nutrient uptake outer membrane protein, with the protein MKNHIRKVKIALLTLSFGVFSACQVTDLQPINSIDQRTAFSNPSLVEASVVGVYNAAQSGFYDPLNGTGNQTRGYPFGAASIQQADNRGEDVVDQAGFFGITYGTAYGPNTPNNVNMWNTLYSLINQANVAIDGVKGAAASGIITAAASIQYEAEMRFLRALAYHELSIHFCRPFSDNPTAPEGGVPLRLTAIVDGQDATAASQVRRATVAQVYEQILADLDFAEANLPATRTGSLRITRAVRGAAIALKVRVRLHQGEWNAVLTEGAKLTGVYTLTATPEGPFVSNAANSESIFSIENNAQDNPGVNGALPSFYNRSGRALTAISPGIWRAPWWLQSDLRRTQLTQPLGGTGSRANQRYSFKYRDVTNRADFTPIIRYAEVILSMAEAEARANGVTATGLGYLNQVRNRAVTNAADQFTLTSFATTDEFITAVLRERRIEFLCEGRRWPDIHRLAQDPVHSVGGIPAKFSSAQSQNGALYIDAALPTPALTAIPYSDFRFLWPIPQQEIILNPTVIRQNPNWG; encoded by the coding sequence ATGAAAAATCATATAAGAAAAGTAAAGATAGCGCTGCTAACCCTCTCTTTTGGGGTGTTTAGTGCCTGTCAAGTAACGGACTTACAGCCGATTAACTCGATAGACCAACGCACAGCATTTAGTAACCCTTCTCTTGTAGAAGCATCTGTGGTTGGGGTATATAATGCTGCCCAGTCAGGATTTTATGACCCTCTAAACGGTACTGGCAACCAAACTAGAGGATATCCTTTTGGGGCTGCCTCCATTCAGCAGGCGGATAACCGAGGTGAAGATGTGGTAGACCAAGCAGGTTTTTTTGGTATTACATATGGCACAGCCTATGGCCCTAATACGCCTAACAATGTGAATATGTGGAATACCCTTTATTCACTCATCAACCAAGCCAATGTAGCTATTGATGGCGTTAAAGGTGCGGCAGCAAGTGGCATTATTACCGCAGCAGCAAGTATCCAATATGAAGCCGAAATGCGATTCTTGAGAGCATTGGCTTACCATGAGTTGTCGATTCATTTCTGCCGACCTTTTTCAGATAACCCAACAGCTCCCGAGGGTGGTGTGCCTTTGAGACTTACCGCAATAGTGGATGGTCAAGATGCAACGGCCGCTTCTCAAGTTCGTCGTGCAACGGTTGCTCAAGTATATGAGCAAATCTTGGCTGACTTGGATTTTGCTGAAGCTAACTTGCCTGCAACTAGAACAGGAAGTTTAAGAATAACTCGTGCCGTTAGAGGTGCAGCTATTGCCCTTAAAGTACGCGTTCGCCTACACCAAGGTGAGTGGAATGCTGTTCTGACAGAAGGCGCTAAACTAACTGGTGTTTATACCCTAACAGCTACTCCAGAGGGGCCATTTGTTAGCAATGCAGCTAACTCTGAGAGCATTTTCTCTATCGAAAACAATGCCCAAGATAACCCCGGTGTAAACGGAGCTCTACCTTCTTTCTACAACCGCTCAGGCCGAGCATTGACTGCTATCAGCCCAGGTATCTGGCGTGCGCCTTGGTGGTTGCAAAGTGATTTGCGTAGAACACAACTCACCCAACCCTTGGGTGGAACTGGCAGTAGAGCCAATCAACGCTACTCTTTCAAGTACAGAGACGTAACCAACCGTGCTGATTTTACGCCAATTATTCGTTATGCAGAAGTTATATTGTCTATGGCAGAAGCTGAAGCACGTGCTAATGGTGTAACAGCTACAGGTCTTGGATATCTGAACCAAGTGCGTAACCGTGCAGTAACTAACGCGGCTGATCAATTTACGCTTACTTCTTTTGCTACAACAGATGAGTTTATCACAGCAGTATTGCGTGAGAGAAGAATAGAGTTTTTGTGTGAAGGTCGTCGTTGGCCTGATATTCACAGACTTGCGCAAGATCCTGTACACTCAGTAGGAGGTATCCCTGCGAAGTTCTCTTCAGCACAGTCTCAAAATGGAGCGCTCTATATTGATGCAGCATTGCCTACCCCTGCATTGACAGCGATTCCTTATAGCGATTTTAGATTCTTGTGGCCTATTCCACAACAAGAAATTATCTTGAACCCTACGGTTATTAGGCAGAACCCAAATTGGGGGTAA
- a CDS encoding propionyl-CoA synthetase codes for MSYQDTYQLSIKEPQLFWSQQAAQLPWYTYPKQVLTKNEQGFYRWFEGGKLNTAYMAVDWHIKQGRGAQLALIYDSPVTDTVRRYTYQDLGEEVARLAGLLRQLGVQKGDRVIIYMPMIPEAAFAMLACARLGAVHSVVFGGFAAHELALRIDDALPKLILTASCGIEGDKIIPYKPLVDKALLESSHQPQAVLLYQRPQYTEQLAAPYIDWAEALSGAPLADCVPVDAHDPLYILYTSGTTGKPKGIVRDNGGHAVAMYTSLQHTYGMQPGEVFWAASDLGWAVGHSYIVYAPLILGCTTILFEGKPVKTPNAGTFWRVIDQHKVQVFFTAPTAFRAIKKEDSQGLLHRTYDTSSLRYLFLAGERCDVDTYNWATQLLGVPVIDHWWQTESGHPMLANPIGLEPLPIRPGSAGKPACGFDVRVLREDGQPAAPNEEGLVVVKLPLPPGCLPTLWNDDTRFQEAYMSRFKGFYFTGDGGYRDKDGYVFITGRVDDLINVAGHRLSTAEMEEMVAAHPAVAECAVIGIADPLKGQRPVGLVVLKDGVSISATQLEAELVAKVREDLGAVAFFKNAAVVKRLPKTRSGKILRRVMRKIADGEPFTMPSTIDDPVILEEIKETLASRGIGIAFEAE; via the coding sequence ATGAGTTATCAGGATACTTATCAACTTTCTATCAAGGAGCCACAGCTTTTCTGGAGCCAACAGGCGGCGCAGCTGCCTTGGTATACTTATCCCAAGCAGGTGCTCACCAAAAACGAGCAGGGTTTTTATCGTTGGTTTGAAGGGGGGAAGCTCAATACCGCCTATATGGCCGTGGATTGGCACATTAAGCAGGGGCGGGGGGCGCAGCTGGCGCTAATCTATGATTCGCCCGTAACCGATACCGTCCGACGTTATACCTATCAAGACCTCGGAGAGGAGGTAGCGCGTTTGGCAGGCTTACTCCGGCAACTGGGGGTGCAAAAAGGGGACAGGGTCATCATCTACATGCCAATGATTCCTGAGGCTGCCTTTGCGATGCTTGCTTGTGCGCGACTAGGCGCCGTGCACTCAGTAGTTTTCGGAGGGTTTGCTGCCCACGAGTTGGCGCTTCGTATCGATGATGCCTTGCCCAAACTCATCCTGACGGCTTCCTGTGGGATAGAAGGAGATAAAATTATTCCTTACAAACCCTTGGTTGACAAGGCGCTGCTCGAATCTTCACACCAACCTCAGGCCGTATTGTTGTACCAACGTCCACAGTATACCGAACAGCTTGCTGCCCCTTATATCGACTGGGCTGAGGCGCTGTCGGGTGCTCCCTTGGCTGATTGTGTGCCTGTCGATGCCCACGACCCACTCTATATCCTCTATACCTCTGGTACTACGGGCAAGCCTAAAGGTATTGTCAGAGACAATGGCGGGCACGCTGTGGCGATGTATACCAGCTTGCAACACACTTACGGGATGCAGCCCGGGGAAGTGTTTTGGGCGGCTTCTGACCTAGGTTGGGCCGTGGGGCATTCATATATCGTCTATGCTCCCCTGATTTTGGGCTGTACGACAATCTTGTTTGAGGGCAAGCCTGTCAAAACACCGAATGCCGGTACGTTTTGGCGTGTCATTGACCAACACAAGGTCCAAGTCTTTTTTACAGCGCCAACGGCTTTCAGGGCTATCAAAAAAGAAGATAGTCAAGGACTTCTACACCGAACATATGATACCTCAAGCTTGCGTTACCTTTTCTTGGCTGGTGAGCGTTGTGATGTAGATACATACAATTGGGCCACGCAGCTTTTGGGCGTACCGGTGATAGACCACTGGTGGCAGACGGAGTCAGGACACCCCATGTTGGCCAACCCCATCGGTCTAGAGCCTTTGCCAATACGCCCAGGCTCTGCCGGAAAGCCCGCCTGTGGCTTCGATGTCAGGGTATTGCGTGAAGATGGGCAACCTGCCGCCCCTAACGAAGAAGGGCTGGTGGTGGTAAAGTTGCCGCTACCGCCGGGCTGCCTGCCTACACTCTGGAACGATGACACACGCTTTCAGGAGGCGTATATGAGCCGCTTCAAAGGGTTTTACTTTACCGGAGACGGTGGGTATCGTGATAAAGACGGTTATGTATTTATCACCGGAAGGGTAGATGACCTGATCAATGTAGCCGGCCACCGGCTTTCTACTGCCGAAATGGAAGAGATGGTGGCCGCTCACCCGGCGGTGGCGGAGTGTGCCGTGATTGGCATTGCAGATCCCCTCAAAGGACAACGTCCGGTGGGTTTAGTGGTATTGAAAGATGGGGTATCTATCAGTGCCACACAGTTGGAGGCCGAGTTGGTGGCCAAAGTACGCGAAGATTTGGGCGCGGTGGCTTTTTTCAAAAATGCAGCGGTAGTTAAGCGCTTGCCGAAGACCCGCTCCGGCAAAATCTTGCGGCGGGTGATGCGTAAAATTGCAGATGGTGAGCCGTTTACAATGCCTTCTACGATAGATGACCCTGTGATTTTGGAAGAAATCAAAGAGACCTTGGCAAGTCGTGGTATCGGTATAGCCTTTGAAGCAGAATAG
- a CDS encoding NlpC/P60 family protein — protein MSSNVYGIVGLPVVAIRQDAGERYEMVTQLLFGEIYEVLGNKDGWLHIRNQWDGYEGYLSESQYISLSSVPTKAPIVSGEPIAQLIWEDGLCSWLPLGAHLPEFDIHTGRGSFNGKTYQWLGKVYDTATKLSALEAWQAAWNYWNSPYLWGGKHPLGIDCSGFTQQIWKLAGHPLLRDAYQQATQGLRIDTLEASQTADLAFFARPSDGRIIHVGIVCNPEDLPQGWQARMPTASRYILHAFDAVRLDVLDEHGIWNIVQKRHTHQTSHWQRFW, from the coding sequence ATGTCAAGTAATGTATATGGTATTGTGGGGCTGCCTGTAGTCGCTATCCGACAAGATGCCGGCGAGCGATACGAAATGGTTACCCAATTGCTCTTTGGAGAAATATATGAAGTATTGGGCAACAAAGATGGATGGCTACATATCCGTAATCAATGGGATGGTTATGAGGGGTATCTGTCTGAATCTCAATATATCAGCCTGTCATCAGTACCCACAAAAGCACCTATTGTTAGTGGCGAGCCCATCGCCCAGCTAATTTGGGAAGATGGGCTATGCAGTTGGTTGCCGCTAGGCGCACACCTGCCCGAATTTGATATCCACACCGGGCGCGGCAGTTTTAACGGAAAAACTTACCAATGGCTGGGCAAAGTATACGATACCGCTACCAAGCTGAGCGCTTTAGAAGCTTGGCAGGCTGCTTGGAATTACTGGAACAGCCCCTACCTTTGGGGAGGCAAACACCCTCTAGGCATAGACTGTTCTGGGTTTACGCAGCAAATCTGGAAGTTGGCTGGACATCCGCTGCTCCGCGACGCATATCAACAAGCCACACAAGGGCTACGTATTGACACTTTGGAGGCTAGCCAAACGGCTGATTTGGCCTTCTTCGCCCGCCCTAGCGATGGGCGCATCATACACGTAGGCATCGTCTGTAACCCCGAAGACCTGCCTCAAGGATGGCAGGCACGTATGCCCACCGCCTCTCGCTATATTTTACACGCCTTTGACGCAGTACGTTTAGATGTCTTAGACGAACACGGTATCTGGAATATCGTCCAAAAACGACATACACACCAAACCAGCCATTGGCAACGGTTTTGGTAA
- a CDS encoding polysaccharide biosynthesis C-terminal domain-containing protein, whose amino-acid sequence MGLLQKLAGQTALYGISSIVARMLNYLLVPLHTHIHYGFGASEYGIFSELYAYVAFLNILYTYGMETAFFRFAAAQPSAAGKQRVFNQLMSCMLVSTVLFSALLWWLTPNLSSALGYTDRPYLLYWLIGILSIDTLLALPYAQLRLQGKASRFAAARVFNIGLNVLLNVFFLVICRQMAGGAYGSALQPLGERLFQPELGIGYVFLANLLANGAVILWFWPIFSAFRWDWDGSVLKPVLHYAWPLMLMGLAGMVNEVSDRALLKYWLPAHYYPNLSPIEAVGVYSAVYKLAIFMSLVTQAFRYAAEPFFFGQSADKKAPQTFARVMRYFVLACCMIYVGVSLNLSWLQYFLGQEVYRQGIWIVPLLLLANLCLGVYQNLSIWFKLTDSTIAGAWLTGLGALITVGVNFALIPQLGYPAAAIATLVAYATMMVVCYLWGQKHYPIPYEVGYALSLIAAATVLIVVGHWAVQGWSFWPSLGLHWGLIGVFLALIAWYERPLLMAIGQKLTRR is encoded by the coding sequence ATGGGATTACTCCAAAAATTGGCTGGCCAAACAGCCCTCTACGGCATCAGCAGTATTGTTGCCCGCATGCTCAACTACCTACTAGTGCCCTTACATACCCACATACACTATGGTTTTGGCGCTTCAGAATATGGTATTTTTTCGGAGCTATATGCTTATGTAGCCTTTCTCAACATCCTCTACACCTATGGGATGGAAACGGCCTTCTTCCGCTTTGCGGCAGCCCAACCCAGCGCAGCTGGCAAACAACGTGTTTTCAACCAATTGATGAGCTGTATGTTGGTCAGCACGGTATTGTTCTCAGCTCTTTTGTGGTGGCTTACGCCTAACCTTTCGAGCGCATTGGGCTATACCGACCGTCCGTACCTGCTCTACTGGCTCATCGGAATACTGTCGATAGACACCCTGCTGGCTTTGCCTTATGCCCAGCTGAGGCTTCAGGGAAAGGCAAGCCGCTTTGCTGCAGCGCGGGTATTCAATATTGGATTGAATGTGTTGCTGAACGTGTTTTTCTTGGTTATTTGTAGACAAATGGCCGGCGGCGCTTATGGTAGTGCCTTACAACCTTTAGGAGAACGCCTCTTCCAGCCCGAGCTAGGCATTGGTTATGTGTTTTTGGCCAATCTATTGGCCAATGGCGCAGTGATTTTATGGTTTTGGCCTATTTTCAGCGCTTTCCGCTGGGACTGGGACGGGTCGGTGTTAAAGCCTGTTTTGCATTATGCTTGGCCACTGATGTTGATGGGCTTGGCTGGGATGGTCAATGAGGTATCCGACAGGGCCTTGCTCAAGTATTGGCTGCCAGCACACTACTACCCCAACCTCAGCCCAATAGAGGCCGTAGGCGTTTATTCGGCAGTATACAAACTGGCTATTTTTATGAGCTTGGTTACCCAAGCCTTCCGCTATGCGGCAGAACCGTTTTTCTTTGGCCAATCAGCCGACAAGAAAGCACCCCAAACTTTTGCCCGGGTAATGCGCTATTTTGTGTTGGCTTGTTGTATGATTTATGTGGGAGTGAGCCTCAATCTGAGCTGGTTACAGTACTTCTTAGGCCAAGAAGTCTATCGCCAGGGCATTTGGATTGTCCCTCTTCTGTTATTAGCCAATTTGTGTTTGGGGGTATACCAAAATCTAAGTATTTGGTTCAAACTTACTGACAGTACCATCGCCGGTGCTTGGCTGACAGGTTTGGGCGCACTGATAACAGTGGGGGTCAACTTTGCCCTTATTCCCCAGTTGGGTTATCCCGCAGCCGCCATAGCGACCTTGGTCGCTTATGCTACGATGATGGTCGTGTGCTACCTCTGGGGACAAAAGCATTATCCCATTCCTTATGAGGTAGGTTATGCGCTCAGTTTGATTGCCGCTGCCACGGTATTGATTGTCGTGGGGCATTGGGCAGTACAGGGGTGGAGCTTTTGGCCTAGCCTTGGGCTACACTGGGGACTGATAGGTGTCTTTTTGGCCTTAATTGCTTGGTATGAGCGACCTCTCTTGATGGCCATAGGCCAAAAGCTAACACGCCGCTAA
- a CDS encoding LemA family protein yields MKDYLDLVGLVPLVLAFFGFLFLVAIVNYNTLLRLQQHLLETVDTIVALSERKNNCFLHLIEAIKAHPNLDEALCNTIVSLGDGINKAQDNTQKILLAGKFTQLQQAVEGWAAQQNDIQELPAYQDFQAEINRVGDELRTQTKRFNQLSFDYNRMRTTAPSKYIARFFKFEAI; encoded by the coding sequence ATGAAAGATTATCTTGATTTAGTTGGGCTTGTCCCCCTAGTATTGGCCTTCTTCGGGTTTTTGTTTTTGGTGGCTATTGTAAACTACAATACCTTGCTGCGCCTCCAACAACACCTTCTAGAAACGGTAGACACCATTGTGGCGCTTTCAGAACGAAAGAACAACTGTTTTCTACACCTGATTGAGGCCATCAAGGCGCACCCCAACCTTGACGAAGCCCTGTGTAATACCATCGTGTCGTTGGGCGATGGTATCAATAAAGCCCAAGACAATACTCAGAAGATATTGTTGGCCGGTAAATTTACCCAACTACAACAAGCCGTAGAAGGATGGGCTGCCCAACAAAATGACATACAAGAGCTGCCTGCTTATCAGGATTTTCAGGCAGAAATAAATCGTGTGGGAGACGAACTGCGCACACAAACCAAGCGTTTCAATCAGTTGAGCTTCGATTATAATCGCATGCGCACCACTGCCCCCTCAAAATACATCGCCCGTTTCTTCAAATTTGAAGCTATCTAA